One genomic window of Luteitalea pratensis includes the following:
- a CDS encoding dihydrofolate reductase family protein yields MRRLIYFVACTADGFIAREDGSFDVVPMTGEHLPFIAQEYPETIPGHLSQALGVHDQHRHFDSVVMGRHTYEVGAAIGVASPYPHLQQFVISSTMEQSPHADVQLVKDDPVALVRRLKQQSGLGIWLCGGANLAGALYDEIDELVLKVNPVVIGTGIPLFRGARGPMQLELTDHRTFVGGVAVHSYRVCR; encoded by the coding sequence ATGAGGCGTCTCATCTACTTCGTGGCCTGCACGGCCGACGGATTCATCGCTCGGGAGGACGGCAGCTTCGACGTCGTCCCGATGACTGGCGAGCACCTGCCGTTCATCGCGCAGGAGTATCCAGAGACGATCCCGGGACACCTCTCGCAGGCCCTCGGCGTGCACGATCAGCACCGCCACTTCGATTCGGTCGTCATGGGTCGTCACACCTACGAGGTTGGCGCGGCCATTGGCGTCGCCAGTCCGTATCCTCACCTTCAGCAGTTCGTCATCTCGAGCACGATGGAGCAGAGCCCTCACGCGGATGTGCAACTCGTGAAGGATGATCCCGTGGCGCTGGTGCGGCGCCTGAAACAGCAGTCCGGGCTGGGCATCTGGTTGTGTGGCGGCGCCAACCTCGCCGGCGCACTCTACGACGAGATTGATGAACTCGTCCTGAAGGTGAATCCGGTCGTGATCGGAACCGGGATACCCCTGTTCCGCGGTGCGCGGGGCCCGATGCAGCTGGAACTGACCGACCACCGGACGTTCGTAGGCGGGGTGGCGGTGCACAGTTATCGCGTATGCCGATAG
- a CDS encoding DUF1624 domain-containing protein: MTTGDRDYRLSSIDMLRGLVIVIMAIDHVRDFFMVAAEVDPMANPDIGAALFFTRWITHYCAPVFVFLAGTSAGLMTARRTPSAMGAFLLTRGVWLILIECSVIALAWSFAPHGVAQAGGAIVVPLGVIWVIGVSMVVLAGAQRFGQRACFVIGVAMILGHNLLDPIWPVTSGVFDVGRPLWVALHAQMAIAAGPVLIGVVYPLVPWPGVMLLGYGTALVFQESPERRDGRLIAWGTVATAAFVALRLAGIYGDPNPWRVQATALGTIIDFLNVTKYPPSLLFLLMTLGPAAVLCAVAGRAVDAVRQPLVVFGRVPFAFYVAHLYLAHALAVAFGVSLGFSARQFLTFSFFFPQGYGVGLPGVYAVWLLVIVALYPFCRWVAAVKARRRDWWLSYL, translated from the coding sequence ATGACGACGGGCGACCGCGACTACAGGCTGTCCAGCATCGACATGCTGCGTGGCCTCGTGATCGTGATCATGGCCATCGACCACGTGCGCGACTTCTTCATGGTCGCCGCCGAGGTCGATCCGATGGCCAATCCTGACATCGGCGCGGCCCTGTTCTTCACTCGCTGGATCACGCACTATTGCGCGCCCGTGTTCGTGTTCCTCGCTGGTACGAGCGCCGGGCTGATGACGGCACGACGGACGCCGTCTGCGATGGGCGCGTTCCTGCTCACGCGCGGCGTGTGGCTGATCCTGATCGAGTGCTCGGTCATCGCCCTGGCGTGGAGCTTCGCCCCGCATGGCGTTGCTCAGGCCGGCGGGGCGATCGTGGTGCCCCTCGGCGTCATCTGGGTCATCGGCGTCAGCATGGTGGTCCTGGCAGGCGCGCAGCGGTTCGGGCAGCGTGCGTGCTTCGTCATCGGCGTGGCGATGATCCTCGGACACAACCTGCTCGATCCGATCTGGCCCGTCACCAGCGGCGTGTTCGATGTCGGCCGGCCGCTGTGGGTGGCCCTGCACGCGCAGATGGCCATTGCCGCCGGGCCTGTGCTCATCGGCGTGGTATATCCCCTCGTGCCCTGGCCAGGCGTGATGTTGCTCGGTTACGGGACGGCGCTCGTGTTCCAGGAATCGCCGGAGAGGCGGGACGGGCGGCTCATCGCCTGGGGGACGGTGGCGACCGCGGCGTTTGTCGCCCTGCGCCTGGCGGGCATCTACGGCGACCCCAATCCATGGCGCGTGCAGGCCACGGCGCTGGGTACGATCATCGACTTCCTGAACGTCACGAAGTACCCGCCGAGCCTGTTGTTCCTGCTGATGACGCTCGGGCCCGCCGCGGTGCTATGCGCGGTTGCCGGGCGCGCGGTGGATGCCGTCAGGCAGCCGCTCGTCGTGTTCGGCCGCGTGCCGTTCGCGTTCTACGTGGCCCACCTGTACCTGGCACACGCACTGGCCGTCGCGTTCGGGGTGAGCCTGGGCTTCAGTGCCCGTCAGTTCCTCACTTTCAGTTTCTTCTTCCCTCAGGGATACGGCGTCGGGCTGCCCGGTGTCTATGCGGTGTGGCTGCTCGTGATCGTCGCCCTTTACCCATTCTGTCGATGGGTCGCCGCGGTCAAGGCACGTCGCCGGGATTGGTGGCTCAGTTACCTGTAG
- a CDS encoding DUF1905 domain-containing protein yields the protein MSSRTFSATIVRDGSACFIPLAFDPPTAFGRVRAPVKVTLNGGYSFRSTIAAMGGPPCIPLRRSHREAAGLAGGETIEIRVELDTEARVVTRPSVETDHFMRDCRTKGETPLRRAAAFGSDATVGMLLDAGARLDALDMNGDSPLSWASWYTRPRSIIRMLCYGGFHANQGLRPTAYGLWPTACRPQAAGCRLQPGLAGLEVRR from the coding sequence ATGAGTTCGAGGACCTTCAGCGCCACGATTGTTCGAGACGGGTCGGCCTGCTTCATTCCCCTGGCCTTCGATCCCCCGACCGCGTTCGGCAGGGTGCGCGCGCCCGTCAAGGTCACGCTCAACGGCGGCTATTCATTCCGCAGCACGATTGCGGCGATGGGTGGCCCGCCTTGCATTCCGCTGCGCCGGAGCCATCGCGAGGCAGCGGGACTTGCCGGTGGCGAGACGATCGAGATCCGCGTGGAACTCGACACCGAGGCGCGCGTGGTCACGCGGCCGTCGGTTGAAACGGACCATTTCATGCGTGATTGCAGGACGAAAGGCGAGACGCCCCTGCGCCGCGCGGCGGCCTTCGGTTCGGACGCCACTGTCGGGATGCTCCTGGACGCCGGCGCCCGGCTCGATGCCCTCGACATGAACGGCGATTCCCCACTCAGCTGGGCCAGTTGGTACACGCGGCCGCGGTCCATCATCAGGATGCTTTGCTACGGCGGGTTTCACGCCAATCAGGGGCTACGGCCTACGGCCTATGGCCTATGGCCTACCGCCTGCAGGCCGCAGGCTGCAGGCTGCAGGCTGCAGCCCGGTTTGGCCGGCTTGGAGGTGCGACGATGA
- a CDS encoding putative signal transducing protein: MAKGILDEAGIESMIRSDNAGGMYPAIAGADLLVRAEDGERAAHALQRRHHRSQRQ; the protein is encoded by the coding sequence ATGGCAAAAGGCATCCTGGATGAAGCCGGGATCGAGTCCATGATTCGGTCGGACAACGCCGGTGGCATGTATCCAGCGATCGCAGGCGCTGACTTGCTTGTCAGGGCCGAGGATGGGGAAAGGGCAGCCCACGCCCTTCAGCGGCGGCATCATCGGTCACAGCGCCAGTAG